A single region of the Curtobacterium sp. MCJR17_020 genome encodes:
- the iolB gene encoding 5-deoxy-glucuronate isomerase produces the protein MVDPQVLKHGAWDVITPEIAGWEFITFQVKTFGDGETVELPADGNERAFVNLHGDLVLTVAGEEYRLGGRDTVFDGLGHTLSVPRDTGVTITATPGAELAIATASATEQHEVVLVTPDDVGSATRGAGNATRQVSTPMSPDFPADRLHIVEVWTPGGNWSSFPPHKHEHDIDGEAQLEEVYYYRLRDPENGWALQRVYSPERDFDLDVPVRDGDICLIPWGYHTTVAAHDQDLYYLNVLAGPAPKRTLQAAEDPALAPARAKWEALGTDPRVPFVPVRP, from the coding sequence ATGGTCGACCCGCAGGTGCTCAAGCACGGCGCATGGGACGTCATCACTCCGGAGATCGCCGGTTGGGAGTTCATCACCTTCCAGGTGAAGACCTTCGGCGACGGCGAGACGGTCGAGCTGCCCGCCGACGGCAACGAGCGGGCGTTCGTGAACCTGCACGGCGACCTCGTCCTCACGGTCGCCGGCGAGGAGTACCGCCTCGGTGGCCGGGACACCGTCTTCGACGGACTCGGGCACACGCTCTCCGTCCCGCGCGACACCGGAGTGACGATCACCGCCACCCCCGGAGCCGAACTGGCCATCGCGACCGCGTCGGCCACCGAGCAGCACGAGGTCGTCCTGGTCACGCCGGACGACGTCGGATCCGCCACCCGCGGTGCCGGCAACGCGACGCGGCAGGTCTCCACGCCGATGTCACCCGACTTCCCGGCCGACCGCCTGCACATCGTCGAGGTGTGGACCCCGGGCGGCAACTGGTCGAGCTTCCCGCCGCACAAGCACGAGCACGACATCGACGGCGAAGCGCAGCTGGAGGAGGTCTACTACTACCGTCTCCGCGACCCGGAGAACGGGTGGGCGCTGCAGCGGGTCTACAGCCCGGAGCGTGACTTCGACCTCGACGTCCCCGTCCGCGACGGCGACATCTGCCTCATCCCCTGGGGGTACCACACCACCGTGGCCGCCCACGACCAGGACCTCTACTACCTGAACGTCCTCGCCGGCCCGGCGCCGAAGCGCACCCTGCAGGCCGCAGAGGACCCCGCGCTCGCCCCGGCCCGCGCCAAGTGGGAAGCCCTCGGCACCGATCCGCGTGTGCCGTTCGTCCCCGTCCGCCCCTGA
- the iolD gene encoding 3D-(3,5/4)-trihydroxycyclohexane-1,2-dione acylhydrolase (decyclizing): MAQHPQPTRRLTVGQAIVEFMQAQHVERDGVTQSFFGGAFGIFGHGNVAGLGQALLQYQDVFPYYQGRNEQGMVHIATGYAKTKNRLGALAVSTSIGPGATNMVTGAGTATVNHIPVLLFPSDAFATRSTGAVLQQQEHPYAMDVTANDSFRAVSRYFDRISRPEQLPSALLEAMRVLTSPADTGAVTIALPQDVQAEAFDFPETLFSERVWHVARNRPDTAAIQRAAELIKGAKKAVVIAGGGVVYSEATEELVRFAESTGIGVGVTQAGKAGMPWDHRLALGALGSSGSAYANAIANDADVVIGIGTRYTDFTTASNTMFQNPDVAFVNINVAEIDAFKESGIPLVGDARETLAELRAALDGFTLDADVVAANEQAAADWRAEVDRIVEVQDSPTLSQAEMLGLLNASAEPDDVVVNAAGSMPGDLHRLWRPGGPKGYDIEYGNSCMGYEVAGGVGAQLAAPERRVHVLVGDGSYLMMSQEIMTAVQEHLQMTIVIVDNFGYGSIAALSETLGSQTFGTRFNERGEALRHDGRRLEVDFVANAASYGAEVFSADTADTFRSALDAARAHDGTSVVYVRVDAQGRFGGSGAWWDVPVAEVSTLDSTKDARATYDEHKREQRLYLTQPAPRVRELEHS; the protein is encoded by the coding sequence ATGGCGCAACACCCTCAGCCGACCCGCCGCCTCACGGTGGGCCAGGCGATCGTCGAGTTCATGCAGGCCCAGCACGTCGAACGTGACGGGGTGACGCAGTCCTTCTTCGGCGGCGCGTTCGGCATCTTCGGCCACGGCAACGTCGCCGGGCTCGGACAGGCGCTCCTGCAGTACCAGGACGTGTTCCCCTACTACCAGGGCCGCAACGAGCAGGGCATGGTCCACATCGCGACCGGCTACGCGAAGACGAAGAACCGCCTCGGCGCGCTGGCCGTCTCGACCTCGATCGGCCCCGGCGCGACCAACATGGTCACCGGTGCCGGTACCGCGACGGTGAACCACATCCCCGTCCTGCTCTTCCCGTCGGACGCCTTCGCCACCCGGTCCACCGGCGCGGTGCTCCAGCAGCAGGAGCACCCGTACGCGATGGACGTCACAGCGAACGACTCGTTCCGTGCGGTGTCGCGGTACTTCGACCGGATCAGCCGGCCGGAGCAGCTCCCCTCCGCCCTGCTCGAGGCGATGCGCGTACTGACGAGCCCGGCCGACACCGGCGCCGTCACCATCGCCCTGCCGCAGGACGTGCAGGCCGAGGCGTTCGACTTCCCGGAGACGCTGTTCTCCGAGCGGGTCTGGCACGTCGCCCGCAACCGTCCCGACACCGCGGCGATCCAGCGTGCGGCCGAGCTCATCAAGGGTGCGAAGAAGGCCGTCGTCATCGCCGGTGGTGGCGTCGTGTACTCCGAGGCGACCGAGGAGCTCGTGCGCTTCGCCGAGTCGACCGGCATCGGCGTCGGCGTGACGCAGGCGGGCAAGGCCGGCATGCCCTGGGACCACCGGCTCGCCCTCGGCGCACTCGGTTCCTCCGGATCCGCGTACGCCAACGCCATCGCGAACGACGCCGACGTGGTCATCGGCATCGGGACCCGCTACACCGACTTCACGACGGCCTCGAACACCATGTTCCAGAACCCCGACGTGGCGTTCGTGAACATCAACGTCGCCGAGATCGACGCGTTCAAGGAGTCCGGCATCCCCCTGGTCGGCGACGCCCGCGAGACGCTCGCTGAGCTCCGCGCCGCGCTCGACGGCTTCACGCTCGACGCCGACGTCGTGGCCGCGAACGAGCAGGCGGCCGCGGACTGGCGTGCCGAGGTCGACCGCATCGTCGAGGTCCAGGACAGCCCGACGCTGTCCCAGGCCGAGATGCTCGGGCTCCTCAACGCCTCGGCCGAGCCCGACGACGTCGTGGTCAACGCCGCAGGCTCGATGCCGGGCGACCTGCACCGCCTGTGGCGTCCGGGCGGCCCGAAGGGCTACGACATCGAGTACGGCAACTCGTGCATGGGTTACGAGGTCGCCGGTGGCGTGGGGGCACAGCTCGCCGCACCCGAGCGGCGCGTGCACGTGCTCGTCGGTGACGGCTCGTACCTGATGATGTCGCAGGAGATCATGACCGCGGTGCAGGAGCACCTGCAGATGACCATCGTCATCGTCGACAACTTCGGCTACGGCTCGATCGCTGCACTGTCCGAGACCCTCGGCTCGCAGACGTTCGGCACCCGCTTCAACGAGCGCGGTGAGGCACTCCGACACGACGGCCGCCGGCTCGAGGTCGACTTCGTCGCCAACGCGGCGAGCTACGGTGCCGAGGTCTTCTCCGCCGACACCGCGGACACCTTCCGTTCCGCGCTCGACGCGGCCCGTGCACACGACGGCACCAGCGTCGTGTACGTCCGCGTCGACGCCCAGGGTCGCTTCGGCGGCTCCGGCGCCTGGTGGGACGTGCCGGTCGCCGAGGTCTCGACCCTCGACAGCACGAAGGACGCCCGTGCCACCTACGACGAGCACAAGCGCGAGCAGCGCCTCTACCTGACGCAGCCCGCACCCCGCGTCCGAGAACTGGAGCACTCATGA
- a CDS encoding NAD-dependent succinate-semialdehyde dehydrogenase translates to MTDVTDVRDAIDAVDSTTDRASITAGVPTGLLIGGVERAASDGATFDVHDPVDGSVIATVSSGTRNDAQAAVDAAADAAAGWAATPPRKRSEVLSRAYDLMVERADWFARLITAENGKVFADARGEVLYAAEFLRWYAEEAVRIPGALQTAPGGTNKILVEHRPIGIAILVTPWNFPAAMATRKIGPALAAGCTTVLKPASDTPLTALAIGALFAEAGLPAGVLNVLPSRSSGTVVEQMVRDPRARKLSFTGSTEVGVKLMKLAAESVVNTSMELGGNAPFVVFDDADLDEAVAGAMIAKMRNGGEACTAANRFYVQEGIADAFSARLAEAMGALRTGDGLDPQVQLGPMVNETARDDIARLVDGAKEDGATVLTGGASPDGPGWFYPATVLTGVPEHARILKEEIFGPVAPVVTFRTEDDAVRLANGTPFGLVSYVYTQDLARGLRVSGRIESGMVGLNRGLVSDPAAPFGGMKESGIGREGGAEGLLEYMESQYIAVSW, encoded by the coding sequence ATGACCGACGTGACCGACGTCCGCGACGCCATCGACGCCGTGGACTCGACGACCGACCGGGCGAGTATCACCGCCGGCGTCCCCACGGGCCTCCTGATCGGCGGGGTGGAACGCGCAGCGTCCGACGGCGCGACGTTCGACGTTCACGACCCCGTGGACGGCAGCGTCATCGCCACCGTCTCGAGCGGGACCCGGAACGACGCCCAGGCGGCCGTCGACGCCGCGGCGGACGCTGCCGCCGGCTGGGCCGCGACCCCGCCCCGGAAGCGATCCGAGGTGCTGTCGCGGGCGTACGACCTGATGGTCGAGCGCGCCGACTGGTTCGCGCGGCTCATCACGGCGGAGAACGGCAAGGTCTTCGCCGACGCCCGCGGCGAGGTCCTGTACGCCGCCGAGTTCCTCCGCTGGTACGCGGAAGAGGCCGTCCGGATCCCGGGTGCGCTGCAGACCGCACCGGGTGGCACGAACAAGATCCTCGTCGAGCACCGTCCGATCGGCATCGCGATCCTCGTCACCCCGTGGAACTTCCCCGCGGCGATGGCGACCCGGAAGATCGGACCGGCCCTCGCCGCCGGGTGCACGACGGTCCTGAAGCCGGCGAGCGACACCCCGCTGACCGCCCTGGCGATCGGCGCGCTCTTCGCCGAGGCGGGCCTGCCGGCCGGTGTCCTCAACGTGCTGCCGAGCCGGTCCTCCGGCACCGTGGTCGAGCAGATGGTGCGCGATCCGCGTGCCCGGAAGCTCTCGTTCACCGGATCGACCGAAGTGGGCGTGAAGCTCATGAAGCTCGCCGCGGAGTCCGTCGTGAACACGTCGATGGAGCTCGGTGGCAACGCACCCTTCGTGGTCTTCGACGACGCCGACCTCGACGAGGCGGTCGCCGGCGCCATGATCGCCAAGATGCGGAACGGCGGCGAAGCCTGCACCGCGGCGAACCGCTTCTACGTGCAGGAGGGCATCGCCGATGCGTTCTCGGCACGTCTCGCCGAGGCGATGGGCGCGCTCCGGACGGGCGACGGCCTCGACCCGCAGGTCCAGCTCGGCCCGATGGTGAACGAGACCGCCCGCGACGACATCGCCCGGCTCGTCGACGGCGCGAAGGAGGACGGCGCCACGGTGCTGACCGGCGGAGCGTCCCCGGACGGCCCCGGCTGGTTCTACCCGGCGACCGTGCTGACCGGGGTGCCGGAGCACGCGCGCATCCTCAAGGAGGAGATCTTCGGGCCGGTCGCGCCCGTGGTCACCTTCCGCACCGAGGACGACGCCGTCCGGCTCGCGAACGGGACCCCGTTCGGCCTGGTTTCGTACGTGTACACGCAGGACCTCGCTCGGGGCCTGCGGGTCAGCGGACGGATCGAGTCCGGCATGGTCGGGCTGAACCGTGGTCTGGTGTCCGACCCGGCGGCGCCGTTCGGCGGGATGAAGGAATCGGGCATCGGCCGCGAGGGCGGCGCCGAGGGGCTCCTGGAGTACATGGAGTCGCAGTACATCGCCGTGAGCTGGTAG
- a CDS encoding IclR family transcriptional regulator, whose translation MADRKPMRVLANSMAVVEALAERGDLSPAELAEATGLPRPSVYRFIDGLRAVGMATTTDENRARLSVKWLHLADAARDAMTEWSGARRILDDLAERTEQTAFLTVPRGDEAVCVDWAPGRGIGVLTLAPGRSLPLYAGGAGRLVLAYARDVDEYLADGPERRPLTSATIVDADALREDVERTRSQGFTLSLDDATIGIGALAFPVLGSDGALIGCLSVAGRSVDVRERQQEFTDAARAAVAELRSGATSELATPLS comes from the coding sequence GTGGCTGACCGGAAGCCGATGCGCGTGCTCGCCAACTCGATGGCGGTGGTCGAGGCCCTCGCCGAGCGGGGGGACCTCTCGCCCGCTGAACTCGCCGAGGCGACGGGACTCCCCCGCCCCAGCGTCTACCGGTTCATCGACGGACTCCGGGCCGTCGGGATGGCGACCACCACGGACGAGAACCGTGCGCGCCTCAGCGTGAAGTGGTTGCACCTTGCCGACGCCGCACGGGACGCCATGACCGAGTGGTCCGGCGCCCGACGGATCCTCGACGACCTCGCCGAGCGCACCGAACAGACCGCGTTCCTGACCGTGCCGCGCGGCGACGAGGCCGTGTGCGTCGACTGGGCGCCCGGTCGAGGCATCGGCGTCCTCACCCTGGCACCGGGCCGGTCTCTGCCACTGTACGCCGGGGGCGCCGGTCGCCTCGTGCTCGCGTACGCCCGTGACGTCGACGAGTACCTGGCCGACGGGCCCGAGCGTCGACCGCTGACGAGCGCGACGATCGTCGACGCCGACGCGCTCCGCGAGGACGTCGAGCGCACGCGGTCCCAGGGGTTCACACTGTCGCTCGACGACGCCACGATCGGGATCGGCGCGCTCGCGTTCCCCGTGCTCGGGTCCGATGGGGCGCTGATCGGGTGCCTGTCGGTCGCCGGCCGGTCGGTCGATGTCCGCGAGCGCCAGCAGGAGTTCACCGACGCCGCGCGTGCGGCCGTCGCGGAATTGAGGAGCGGGGCCACCAGCGAACTGGCGACCCCGCTGTCCTGA
- a CDS encoding IclR family transcriptional regulator, with the protein MADGASDDGGIEILSKAGAIIDALAETEALTVSALADAVGEPTSSTYRLLQSLIAMGWVDAAPARGTYRLGLACMQIGGVLEDSLDVRGLALPRMRELRSSAGVAALLCYRRGTRAVCVERLEGHDVRSVAMQVGDSLPLHVGGAPRALLAFLAAGEQHAVVDELLATPDLPYAVPSRGALQAELEATRSRGYARSDQDVTIGIAAFGSPVFNHRGELVAAVSISGLRERLVDRESELADLVMSTAAAISADLGYDGGRRG; encoded by the coding sequence CCGACGACGGTGGGATCGAGATCCTCAGCAAGGCCGGCGCGATCATCGACGCGCTGGCCGAGACCGAGGCCCTGACGGTGAGCGCGCTGGCGGACGCGGTCGGGGAACCCACGTCGTCCACCTACCGCCTGCTGCAGAGCCTCATCGCGATGGGCTGGGTCGACGCCGCCCCGGCCCGCGGCACCTACCGTCTCGGGCTCGCCTGCATGCAGATCGGCGGCGTCCTGGAGGACTCGCTCGACGTCCGCGGGCTCGCCCTGCCCCGGATGCGAGAACTCCGCTCGAGCGCCGGCGTGGCTGCACTGCTCTGCTACCGCCGGGGCACGCGCGCCGTGTGCGTCGAACGCCTCGAGGGCCACGACGTCCGCTCCGTGGCGATGCAGGTGGGCGACTCGCTGCCGCTCCACGTCGGCGGGGCGCCCCGCGCCCTCCTGGCGTTCCTGGCCGCCGGCGAACAGCACGCCGTGGTCGACGAGCTCCTGGCGACGCCCGACCTGCCGTACGCCGTCCCGTCCCGGGGCGCGCTGCAGGCGGAGCTCGAGGCGACTCGATCGCGCGGGTACGCCCGGTCCGACCAGGACGTCACGATCGGCATCGCCGCCTTCGGCAGTCCCGTCTTCAACCACCGCGGCGAGCTCGTCGCCGCGGTGTCCATCAGCGGGCTGCGAGAACGGCTCGTCGACCGCGAGTCCGAGCTCGCGGACCTGGTGATGTCCACCGCCGCCGCGATCAGTGCGGACCTGGGGTACGACGGAGGTCGACGTGGCTGA